TAGCCAGTCACGAAGGCGATACGTGATTTTTTTACGACCAACTTGGTTCGTTTCGAGTTCAGCAATCATCGTCTCGATTGCTTCTTGTTTTCCAAGCCCATCGAGCATGTGTGAATTGACGTGTTCGCCCTCTCCTGTGTAAGCTGCTTCATCAACGTTTCCACCTGCGACAACTTCAACGATTGGTAAGTCGAACTGTTTCGCGAATTCATGGTCACGCTCATCATGTCCTGGAACAGCCATGATCGCCCCTGTTCCGTAAGAAGCAAGGACGTAATCAGCAATCCAGATTGGAAGACGATCGCCTGAAATCGGATTGACAGCGAAAGCACCTGTGAAGACGCCTGTTTTTTCCTTCGCTAAATCCGTCCGCTCAAGATCAGATTTCGTTTGAACTTGCGCGATGTACGCATCGACTGCTTCTTGATGATCAGCTGTTGTGATGTCAGCTACGAATGGGTGCTCTGGCGCAAGCACGAGGTACGTCGCACCGAAGATCGTATCCGGACGTGTCGTAAAGACCGTGACTTGTTTTTTATGTCCGTCAATCGTGAAATCAATTTCAGCACCTTCTGATTTCCCGATCCAGTTCCGTTGCATCTCTTTGACAGAATCCGGCCAATCGAGGTCATCGAGATCATCAAGAAGACGATCTGCATATTCCGTGATTTTTAAGACCCATTGACGCATCGGAACGCGAACGACCGGATGATTTCCGCGTTCGGATAATCCGTCGATGACTTCTTCATTCGCAAGAACGGTTCCAAGTGCTGGGCACCAGTTGACTGCGACTTCGTCGACGAACGCAAGTCCTTTTTCGTATAACTTCGTAAAGATCCACTGTGTCCATTTGTAGTACTTCGGATCCGTCGTGTTGATTTCACGATCCCAGTCATACGAGAATCCAAGTTCTTTTAACTGACGCTTGAACGTCTCAATGTTTTTCGCTGTGAATTCACGTGGATCGTTTCCTGTGTCGAGAGCATATTGCTCTGCCGGTAATCCAAACGCATCCCATCCCATCGGGTGAAGGACGTTGTATCCTTGCATCCGTTTCATTCGTGCGAGAATATCCGTTGCTGTGTAGCCTTCCGGGTGACCGACGTGGAGTCCAGCACCTGACGGATACGGGAACATATCAAGGGCGTAAAACCCTTCTTTTTCTGGATCTTCTGTCGTGACGAAGGCGTTGTCTTGATCCCAACGCGCCTGCCATTTTGGTTCGATTTCACGATGATTGTACGGCATGTCTTTTCCTCCTCTAATCTAAAAAAACCGGTCTTCCGCCCCTAAGAAAAGGGACGAAAGACCGGTTTGGCTTCCGCGGTACCACCCACGTTGTCTGTCTATGACAGACCGCTTGATTCACGGATAACGGTGTGAAAAACCGGATTCGCTACTACGACTTCACGAATCGTGCTCCCTGACGAGTTCACGGTTGTTACCGACTGGTTCGCACCTTCCACCAGCTCTCTTGACGGCACCTTTCCCCTACTACTTCAGTTCCATGCATTTGACTATCTTTTCCTAGTGTAATCTGTTTCTTCCTCAAGCGTCAACGCTTCCGTAAAATTTCCTCGATTTCTGCGTGCGATCGCGCTACATGATCTGCTTGTTCTAAGCGTTGCATCGGCATCCGGTCATCAAGAAGTGCAATGACCTCCATTCCCGCTGCCTTCGCACCGATCATCCCGTTCGCAGCGTCTTCAATGACGAGACAATTCTCAGGCGCATGTCCGATGCGTGATGCTGCTAGCCGAAAAATCGCAGGATCTGGTTTGGAACGGACGACCTCTTCCCCGCTGACATAGTGCCTGATCGGAAGCTCATAATGACGGATGACACGTTCGATCTTTTGAAGCGAACTCGAGGAGGCGATGCCGATGTCATAACCAAGAGCTACAGCTTGTTCGATGACTTGTTTGACGCCTTCTTTTAATCCACACTCTTCCGGTTTTGCGTGGATTTGAAATAACCGATGTTCTTCTTCAAGTAACGCACTGGCTGTTTCTTGTAGCTGATGTTCAGTGACGAGTTCTTCCCACATCTCATCACCTGTTTTTCCCATGAACGTCGCATATTGAACCGGGTCGAGTGGAATCGATAATGTGTTAAACATCTGCTGATGGACCTCGAAGTAGCGAATTTCACTATCTAAGATGACACCGTCCATATCAAAAATCAGACCGCGTTTTTTCATGACACATCCTCCTTTAGTCGCTTTTCTGATATCAGCATATCAAAAAAACGACTACACGATGTAGCCGTTTCGCTGTCTTCATTTAGATATTGTTTAACTTGTCGCCATCTGGACACTGGTTTGTCGGTAAGCTGGAAAATAATCAGAATCAGCATCTGATCCGTATCGTGCACATAACTGATCGTATATGGCTGGTTGAAGGATGGATTTTCCTTGGTGATACTCAAATAGGCGATATCCGGTATAACGGCATTTACTCTCAAAGAGACTATCCCGTTCTTGGTATCCACCTCCAAGATGTTGCTCGACAAGACCACGCGCTTTCGCTTGAAGAATCGCTTCATACTCAAGCCGCTGATTCGGAAACACTTTCGCTTCGTCTCGCTTACAACCGATCAAATGACCATGGGCGTATTCGTTTCCAAGCAATACGAAATATCCACCAATCGGTTCGCCATCGATTTCAGCAATCAATAGTAGTGGCTCACAAAGTGGATTCACTTCAAATAATTGCTCAAAATAACTTGCCGTAAAATAGTAATGAGCTGAAGCGTTCTTCCGGTCCATCGTTTCATGATATAACGCTAAAAAAATAGGCAAATCTTCTTTTGTTCCTGTTCTAACAGTTAACGGTGAAGCGAGCGACTTCCGAATCATACTTCTCGTTTTCTTATGAAACGTCTGCATGATTTCTTCTAGTGTGGGGCGTAAATCAATGCTCGTCGTATGACGAATGAAAGAAACTTTTGTCCAGTCCTGCATGAATCGTTCATTGCCCGTCAACGGATTAAAGCGAATCATTTCCGAAACGATGGACTCTTTTTCCGCCCATCTTTCAAACAATCGACGTGCATGCTGAATCTCTGTTGCAGTTAAGCAACCGACGATTTCAGGTCCACCGTAACCATAAGGCGTAATGAGATCCGAATAGGATGTATCAAAAATGCGACGTTTTAAAAAAGGATAAAACAGCGTTCCTGCATGACCTTCATAAAGGAATAACACGGCTTGTTCAGACGGTCTAGCGTTGAGCGTGACGTATTGGTGACTGTAGAAGATATCAAGCGGCTGTTGCTGTACCTGTGTCGACCAAGTTGCGGCATCTGTGATGAATTGACACCTTTCCATTCGTGCACCTCCAGTCAAAAAGAAGCAACGTTCACATGACCTTTCTTTTTCAAATCCTTGATTAAAAACTACCCGTTTCTCTACCGAAATATTCCATATTAATAAATGTTTGTTTTATAATTTTTGACTTTATTGTGTAACAAAATAGACAGCGGACATTGATCCGCTGTCTTTTAAATGACGCTTACGATGTAATTTTGGGAATGGCACGAAGGAAGACCACACCCGCTAACAAAATCAATCCAATCAATGTCAGGAAGACCGCTGACATACCGGATAAATCGTAGATTAATCCTCCAACGGTCGGACTAATCATCCGTCCCGCTGAAGCAGCGATATTGACGTACCCTTGGAACTCGCCTTCTTTTCCGATTGGCGCAAGTCGCGCAGCCATGGCTGGGACAGCTGGCCAGATGAACATCTCACCAATCGTCAGGATGATCATCGCTACGAGGAACATCTTAAATCCTCCGGCGAACGGAACAATCAGATAAGACAAGAGGAAAATCCCTGTACCTGTCATCAGTTGTCGTTTCAAGTCGTCACCAAACCAACGCAAGATTGGAGTGAGCAGTGGTTGCGCAAAGACGATGAGTGCTCCATTGATCGTCCAAAGAATCGAGTACTCGGAAATCGTGACACCGAGTGATTTCGTATGGACGGCAAACGTGCCTTGCCACTGTACATACACGAACCAAAGTAAGGCATAACCAATCGAGACGAGCAACATCGTTCGCGCTGCACCGCGTGCGAGTGGTGTCCGTGTCGTTTCAGTCTCGTCATGTGTTGTATGCATCCGTGCTGGTGCCTGAATCCAAGACAAGCCGATGAACAAAATGATAGCAAACGCGATATACAGTACGAGGTTGGCAATGAAGATGTACTGAATCGAGAAGGCAGCAATTTGACCACTGACAGCCGTCCCGAGGGCTACACCGACGTTTTGGGCGACATAGATCGCGTTAAAGGCACGGCGTCCACCTTCTGGCCAGATGACACCCGTCATCGCATAAATCGTCGGGAAGACCATCCCGCCGACGAATCCGATTAGACCAAGCATCGCGACGTATCCGACATACGTCTGATGAAACAACAATAAGCCGACGGAAGACAAGACAAGTCCGATGACACTGATGACGAGCGTTTTTTTACCACCGAGGCGGTCAAACGCCTTCCCCCCTAAGTAGTTTCCGACGATTGCGAGTGCCGAGTTGACGAACAACGCCATCCCTGCTTTCGTCATCGACTCCCCTAAATATTCATGAATATATAATGTATTAAACGGCCATAAAAAAGAGGATCCCGTCGTATTAATTGCCATCGCAAGGACGAGGATCCAGACCGCTTTTGGTAATTTTGGCATACCCGTGGTCCTCCTATTTCATTCTCAACCTTGCCACTTTACGCAATCCGTCCCCTCCCTGTCAAGCCACTTCACTTTTCGTCAATGATTCAAAAGATGGTATAATGCAAGAGGAATCATACACACGATGATCATATACGAAAGAGAAAAACAGACCATAGGAACAGGAGTCTATGCCATGCCACTTGCCCGTGTACTACCTTATACAAAACAATTGCTCGAGTCCGTCATCGAACGTGGAGACTGTGTCGTCGACATGACTGCTGGAAATGGACACGACACACAGTTCTTAGCAGAATGCGTCGGTCCAGAAGGTCGAGTCCTTGCGTTCGATGTTCAAGCACAAGCCATCGAGGAATCGACACGTCGTTTAGACGAAGCCAAAATGTTAGAGCGTGTCGATCTTTATCACGAAAGTCACATCCATGTCGGTGCCCGTCTATCAGACGAACGACGCCCTGTCCGTGCCGGTGTCTTCAATCTTGGATATCTTCCCGGAAGCGATAAGTCGATCACAACGACAGGTGAAGAGACGCTTGAGGCGCTTGACGCCCTTCTCCCGGTCCTTGCTCCTGGTGGTCTCGTCGTCCTCGTCGTCTACCATGGTCACCTCGAAGGAAAACGAGAACGCGACGCTGTACTTGATTACGTGACGGCCCTTGACCAACAAGATTACGCTGTCCTTCAGTACCGCTTCTTGAATCAACAGAATCACCCACCGTTCATCATCGCGATTGAGAAAAAAGTCCGCTGACGATAGAAACGAAAAAAAGTGATGGTTTCCGCTAAGGAAACCATCACTTTTTCACTCTTCGACTAATTTAAAGAACAGCATCAATTTCTCCGCAAATCGAGTATTCAATCGTTCGAAGCTGAAATGCGGAAAACCATGTAGGCGTTGTAAGTAAATCTGATCGCCACCCATTTTCCGGCATACTTCGAGCGTCAACTTGACGTCTGCGAACTGATCGTCCGGTGCATAAAAACAGGCTAAGTTGACACGAGGTAATTTTTTTCGCTCCTCGTCATGCACGACGATTTCCTCTTCGATTTCTCGATATTGTGCATACGTCAACTCACCGATTCGAACGGTATCCTCCGTACTTTGGCCAAACGGCAATGTACCGAGTGGCGCATCAGGACGGAAACGATCAAACGCACTCGCGAAAACTTGTTTGACACCCCCGAGTTGTTTTGACGGATGCCAATCAAACAACGGTGAAATGAACGCAAGGCTTGCGACTGGTAATTCATATTCTTGCAATAGACGATTGACGACGAGTGCGCCCATGCTACAAGCAACGATATGAATCGGTAGCTTTCGTTTCCCGGCTTCGCGTAATGCTTCTTTCAATAATTGACCATGCTCTTCAAACGAGATGCGACGTGGGGCGTCGACGAGTAACACTTCATACTCTCGTTCGAGTACCCGAATCAAGGCTTCGCTCGGACGGGCACGTAATTGCAATGGATAGACTAATACGATGATTCCTGTTGGTTGTTCAACCACAAACTCACCTCTTCACTTCATACTTCCTTTTCACGATACTTTACTTCAGACGCATACGAAACCGTCCCAAGACGGATTTCACGACGCGATATGGCGAAGTCGAATGACAGACTCTGCTTGACCAAAGACTTCTTCTGTCATCTCACTCAGTTCCTCAAAACCGAATGAGGTCAAGAACTGACGCGCTTTATAGTTACGTGCCTCCACGTAGACTTCGAGTGGGACGGCTCCTTGTCGTTCGAGTTCACGAATCAAACGTCGCCCTATCCCGTTTTGCTGATATTTTGGCAAAACGTAGAGACGAATGATCTCCCATGTTCCCTCGACATCAACAGCATGAATGAATCCGACGACTTCCTCATCGATGATTCCGACATAAAAATACTCTCCCCGTGCTTCTTCCGCCGTCCGGATCGCACGAACGACCTCTTCCTGCGGATACGCTTCCTGCACGAAATGAGCTTTCGAGCGTTCGGAATAGATTTCTTCATACGTATCCAACCAGGATGTGATGGCGATATCATGAATACGTCCTGCATCAGCTGGAATAGCTTCGCGTATTTCCATAATCGGAACCCCCCTTTTTATTCATACGAATTGACTCATGTACTTTTACCCTCTTCTAGAAAAAACATTCGTCTCCTGCAAAGTTCCGTGGAAACAAAAAAGTCCGGAAACCCTCTGAGGATTTCCGGACGTGTTGCTTATGCGAAGCGTTTTGCTTGTTCTTCAAGAACTGCTGCTTTATCTGTTTGCTCCCATGGAAGCTCAACATCTGTACGACCGAAGTGACCGTATGCAGCTGTTTGACGATAGATCGGACGACGGAGATCAAGCATGTTGATGATTCCAGCCGGACGAAGATCGAAGTTTTCAGCAACCAATTCGACGAGTTGTGCTTCAGGAAGTTTTCCTGTGCCAAATGTATCAACCGCGATTGATACTGGGTGTGCGACACCGATTGCGTACGCGAGTTGAACTTCTGCTTTGTCTGCAAGACCTGCAGCAACGAGGTTCTTCGCGACGTAACGTGCTGCGTATGCAGCTGAACGGTCGACTTTTGTTGGATCTTTACCAGAGAATGCTCCACCGCCGTGGCGTGCGTATCCACCATACGTATCAACGATGATCTTACGACCCGTTAATCCAGCATCTCCTTGTGGTCCGCCGATGACGAAACGACCAGTTGGGTTAATGAAGAATTTCGTTGCTGCGTCGATGTATTCAGCCGGGATGACTGGTGTGATGACGTGTTCTTTCAAGTCAGCTTGGATTTGCTCAAGCGTAACTTCTTCCGCATGTTGTGTCGAGATGACGATCGTATCGACACGAACCGGCTCGTTGTTTTCGTTGTATTCGACCGTGACTTGTGTTTTTCCGTCCGGACGAAGGTAGTCGAGTTGACCGTTTTTACGCACTTCTGCCAAACGGCGTGCGAGACGGTGCGAAAGTGAGATTGGAAGTGGCATGAGTTCTGGTGTTTCTTTCGTTGCATAACCGAACATGAGACCTTGGTCTCCTGCACCGATTGCATCGATTTCTGCATCAGACATGCTACCTTCACGTGCTTCAAGCGCTTGGTCAACACCAAGAGCGATATCTGCTGATTGCTCATCGATTGATGTCAATACAGCACACGTATCTGCGTCAAAACCGTATTTCGCGCGTGTGTAGCCGATTTCACGAATCGTTTCACGAACGACTTTTGGAATGTCGACGTAAGTTGATGTCGTGATCTCACCTGCAACGAGAACGAGACCTGTTGTAACAGAAGTTTCTGCTGCAACACGTGCGTTTGGATCCGCTGCGAGGATTGCATCAAGAATTGAATCCGAAATTTGGTCACAGATTTTATCTGGATGACCTTCAGTGACTGACTCCGACGTGAATAGTCGGCGATTAAGGTTTGTCATGTATGACCCTCCCAAAAAAGAATTTGACGGTGTACTCATTTCCCCTAGTTGAGTGGGACGGTAAAATGAAAAAAACCTTTCCAAGTCCAAAAAATGGTCAGGGAAAGGTTGTGCGTTCTTCCTTTACCCTCTTATCGTTCGAAGTGTTTACTTCGCTTCAGGAGAGCACCTTTTCCCTCATTAATATGTGAATTAATGTAGGACGGTTGCCGGGTTTCTTCGGGCCTTGTTCCCTCCACCTGCTCAGAATAAGAGTATCCGTTACGAATTACATGATATAAAGTTGTACCTACTCTGTCAAGCAAGGTTTCAAATTCTAGTCGAAACTTTTTGAAAGAGATGTTAAACTGTTAGTGCTGAAAGCGTTTCCAGATAAATAGAAATCAGCACGAGAAAATGATTGCTCTCTCTTTAGTATGTCATATATAATGAATGTGTCATACTAAATACAGTGAGCCAAAACCAACGTAGGGGAAAGGTGGGGTCAGGATGCCGATGACGGTCCTGAATATCGAAGAACTACTCAAGAAAGAGCATGTGTTCAAACAACTATCTGTTGCTGAACTTGTCGAACATGCGATTCGAAACGAAGAAGGTGTCCTTGCAGAGAACGGCGCATTATCTGTAGAAACGGGGAAATTTACAGGTCGTTCACCAAAAGATAAGTTCATCGTCCGTGATTCTTCCTGCGAATCTCACATTGATTGGGGTCATGTTAACCAACCGATGGATGGAGACAAATTTGAACAATTGTTACAAAAGGTTCTTCGTTACATGAACGAAGCCGATCAGCTCTACTACACAGAAGCTGCTGCTGGCGCAGATACGCACTTCACCCTTCCGGTTCGTGTGCTCACACAATACGCTTGGCATAACCTCTTTGCCAAACAACTCTTTTTACGCGAATATCCTGAAGTCGCTGCTTTCGAACCGTTCACGGTCGTCTACGCGCCACATTTCAAGGCAGATCCTGCCGTTGACGGAACGAACTCTGAGACGTTCATCGCGATGTCGTTCGAGCACCGGATCGTCTTGATCGGTGGAACGGAATATGCCGGTGAGATCAAAAAATCAATCTTCTCCGTCATGAACTACCTCTTGCCACAAGAAAACGTTCTTTCGATGCACTGTTCGGCAAACGTTGGACACGAAGGAGACGTCGCTTTGTTCTTCGGTCTATCCGGTACTGGTAAGACCACCCTTTCCGCTGATGATAGCCGTCAATTGATTGGTGACGATGAACATGGTTGGTCGCACGACGGTGTCTTCAACATTGAAGGTGGATGTTATGCGAAGACGGTTAACCTGTCGCGTGAAAAAGAACCACAAATCTTTGACGCGATCCGTTTCGGAACCGTCCTTGAAAACGTTGTTCTCGATGAAGCCCGTCATCCTGATTACGATGACATATCGTTGACGGAAAATACACGTGCCGCTTATCCGATCACAGCGATCGATAACATCGCTGTTCCATCACGCGCTGGTCATCCGAAGACGATCGTCTTCTTGACAGCTGATGCGTACGGTGTCTTGCCTCCAATCAGCAAACTGACGAAAGAACAAGCGATGTATCACTTCCTCTCGGGTTATACATCAAAACTCGCTGGGACAGAACGTGGCGTCACGGAACCAGAAGCAACATTCTCAACGTGCTTCGGTTCACCGTTCCTTCCACTCATGCCTGAAAAATATGCGACGATGCTCGGAGAATTGATTGATCGTCATGGTGTTACCGTCTATCTCGTCAACACAGGCTGGACAGGTGGCGCTTACGGTACAGGTAGCCGGATGAAGCTATCGTACACACGGACGATGGTCAATGCTGCCGTCAATGGCACTCTTGCAACGATTCCGACTGAAGAACACCCAATCTTCGGACTTCATATGCCTCTTGAAGTGCCAGGTGTTCCAAGTGAGTTACTCAACCCTGTACGCGTCTGGTCAAATCCGGACGAATACGACACACAAGCGCGTTCGCTTGCTGAGAAATTCCAACACAACTTCCTTCGTTTCGAAAGTGCGACGGATGCGATCAAGTCAGCAGGTCCACGTCTATAAAAAAAGAGCCTTCGGGCTCTTTTTTATGTTTAGAAATCAGTACATCTCTTAAGAAAATCAATTCATGGTCAACAAAAAAAGGAATGACGCGTCACACGCAACTCCTACAGGAAAAAGCGCATTTATGCGCTATCAGAGACAAACAAGACCCGCTTTCCTGCTGGAATGAAGCAGGAAAACTGGCTTGTGTCTCGCCTGAGGAAAGAGCATGAAAAGACGAGTTATTCTTTTTTGAGTCAGCCTCTTCATTTTCAGTCTAAAACAGAATCTGTTTTTTCTTGAAGATGTGTTTCTTTTTGCTTGAGCCATTCCTGACTTTCTGCTAGTAGCGCATAGGCTCGCGGAAGCGAGACATCTAAACGTTGACTGAGCAGTTCGAACTGATCAAAATCACCGCGATCTGCACTGATCGCAAGCACTAAACAATCTCGGAACGGATGATCTTTTCCTTGTAGGACAACCTTCAAGGAATCTTCGATTGGTAATTGACCGATGATGTCGTCGATGTCTACGGACAATAACGCATCAATATGTGACAGCAATCCGATCATATAGGCACTCTCCGGCTTAAGCGTACGCGTCTCTTTTGCAAATAACTCACAAAGTTTTGCACAATGTAAGGAAGAGCGGAGTAACTCATTCGACCATTCGTAAGGACTAGCAAGCTTCATCTCGCGTAAGACAATCAACGAAATCCAGCTTTTGAGTTGCGAGAAGCCGAGTAGTGAGATAGCTTGACGAACAGAGCTGACTGTATTTCGTAATCCCATTCCTGGAGAATTGATTAATTGTAGTACTTGAATACTGATATAAGGATTTGCTTCGATCTCATCAATGACTTCATCGTATTTTTCATCCGTATCGAGCCATTTTAGCATCTTCAGCAAGACCGGCACTTGAGGAGGGACAGCTTTTCCCTTCATCAACATTGGCTTAGCGTAAAAATAGCCTTGAAACCAATCATATCCCATATCAAGACAGCGTGTATGATCCTCATGTGTCTCGACTCGTTCGGCTAGCATCTTAATATGGGGATAATTACGCCGGACAATATGCAAAATCGCACTTTGCTCGCGAGTGGGAATCGCTTCGATGTCGATTTTAATTAAATCAATTAGTGCGAATAATTCTGTTCCATGTTGACGAAGTAAATCGGTCACAAAATCATCGAGTGCTAGTGTAAAACCTGCTTCTTTCCAACTGTGCAGCACAGATAACATCTCTGTATCGATATCGACAGTTTCTAAAATTTCGATAACGAACCGACTTGGATCTAAATAGTGAATCAGATCACTTTTCAATAGATCCGCTGTAAAGTTGACGAAAAGTTTTTTCCCTTCAGCGACATGTTCCACACCCATATGAACGAGTGTATTCGTTAACACATCCATCGTCGCTAGATCACCATCAAATACATTCATTTGTTTGACGGAACGATACAGCAACTCAAATGCATCAACTGCTCCGATTCGGTCAACGATGGGTTGACGTGCCAATAAGATATCCATCGTCCTCCATCCCCCTCTACATTACTCATATGGTACTAATTATATCAAAAGTTATTTTTCAGGAAG
This window of the Exiguobacterium acetylicum genome carries:
- the leuS gene encoding leucine--tRNA ligase gives rise to the protein MPYNHREIEPKWQARWDQDNAFVTTEDPEKEGFYALDMFPYPSGAGLHVGHPEGYTATDILARMKRMQGYNVLHPMGWDAFGLPAEQYALDTGNDPREFTAKNIETFKRQLKELGFSYDWDREINTTDPKYYKWTQWIFTKLYEKGLAFVDEVAVNWCPALGTVLANEEVIDGLSERGNHPVVRVPMRQWVLKITEYADRLLDDLDDLDWPDSVKEMQRNWIGKSEGAEIDFTIDGHKKQVTVFTTRPDTIFGATYLVLAPEHPFVADITTADHQEAVDAYIAQVQTKSDLERTDLAKEKTGVFTGAFAVNPISGDRLPIWIADYVLASYGTGAIMAVPGHDERDHEFAKQFDLPIVEVVAGGNVDEAAYTGEGEHVNSHMLDGLGKQEAIETMIAELETNQVGRKKITYRLRDWLFSRQRYWGEPIPVVHMEDGSMKTLSQEELPLELPIIPEIKPSGTGESPLALAEDWLDYTDPETGMKGRRETNTMPQWGGSCWYYLRFIDPHNEEAIADPEKLKYWLPVDIYIGGAEHAVLHLLYARFWHKVLYDAGVVPTKEPFQKLYNQGMILGENNEKMSKSRGNVINPDEIVKSHGADTLRLYEMFMGPLDASVSWSENGLDGARRFLDRVWRLFERTADIQDVTEVDADFERTYHQTVKKVTEDFANIQFNTGISQLMVFVNEANKQPVLPRHFLRGFIQLLTPVAPHLGEELWEQLGFEETLTYAAWPTFDESKLVSDTMEFVIQVNGKVRSKIEINIDATKEEIEALAFADEKTQEWIGDKTVRKVIVVPKKLINIVAN
- a CDS encoding HAD family hydrolase produces the protein MKKRGLIFDMDGVILDSEIRYFEVHQQMFNTLSIPLDPVQYATFMGKTGDEMWEELVTEHQLQETASALLEEEHRLFQIHAKPEECGLKEGVKQVIEQAVALGYDIGIASSSSLQKIERVIRHYELPIRHYVSGEEVVRSKPDPAIFRLAASRIGHAPENCLVIEDAANGMIGAKAAGMEVIALLDDRMPMQRLEQADHVARSHAEIEEILRKR
- a CDS encoding peptidoglycan bridge formation glycyltransferase FemA/FemB family protein, which gives rise to MERCQFITDAATWSTQVQQQPLDIFYSHQYVTLNARPSEQAVLFLYEGHAGTLFYPFLKRRIFDTSYSDLITPYGYGGPEIVGCLTATEIQHARRLFERWAEKESIVSEMIRFNPLTGNERFMQDWTKVSFIRHTTSIDLRPTLEEIMQTFHKKTRSMIRKSLASPLTVRTGTKEDLPIFLALYHETMDRKNASAHYYFTASYFEQLFEVNPLCEPLLLIAEIDGEPIGGYFVLLGNEYAHGHLIGCKRDEAKVFPNQRLEYEAILQAKARGLVEQHLGGGYQERDSLFESKCRYTGYRLFEYHQGKSILQPAIYDQLCARYGSDADSDYFPAYRQTSVQMATS
- a CDS encoding MDR family MFS transporter, coding for MPKLPKAVWILVLAMAINTTGSSFLWPFNTLYIHEYLGESMTKAGMALFVNSALAIVGNYLGGKAFDRLGGKKTLVISVIGLVLSSVGLLLFHQTYVGYVAMLGLIGFVGGMVFPTIYAMTGVIWPEGGRRAFNAIYVAQNVGVALGTAVSGQIAAFSIQYIFIANLVLYIAFAIILFIGLSWIQAPARMHTTHDETETTRTPLARGAARTMLLVSIGYALLWFVYVQWQGTFAVHTKSLGVTISEYSILWTINGALIVFAQPLLTPILRWFGDDLKRQLMTGTGIFLLSYLIVPFAGGFKMFLVAMIILTIGEMFIWPAVPAMAARLAPIGKEGEFQGYVNIAASAGRMISPTVGGLIYDLSGMSAVFLTLIGLILLAGVVFLRAIPKITS
- a CDS encoding class I SAM-dependent methyltransferase; this translates as MIIYEREKQTIGTGVYAMPLARVLPYTKQLLESVIERGDCVVDMTAGNGHDTQFLAECVGPEGRVLAFDVQAQAIEESTRRLDEAKMLERVDLYHESHIHVGARLSDERRPVRAGVFNLGYLPGSDKSITTTGEETLEALDALLPVLAPGGLVVLVVYHGHLEGKRERDAVLDYVTALDQQDYAVLQYRFLNQQNHPPFIIAIEKKVR
- a CDS encoding serine aminopeptidase domain-containing protein; translation: MVEQPTGIIVLVYPLQLRARPSEALIRVLEREYEVLLVDAPRRISFEEHGQLLKEALREAGKRKLPIHIVACSMGALVVNRLLQEYELPVASLAFISPLFDWHPSKQLGGVKQVFASAFDRFRPDAPLGTLPFGQSTEDTVRIGELTYAQYREIEEEIVVHDEERKKLPRVNLACFYAPDDQFADVKLTLEVCRKMGGDQIYLQRLHGFPHFSFERLNTRFAEKLMLFFKLVEE
- a CDS encoding GNAT family N-acetyltransferase, which translates into the protein MEIREAIPADAGRIHDIAITSWLDTYEEIYSERSKAHFVQEAYPQEEVVRAIRTAEEARGEYFYVGIIDEEVVGFIHAVDVEGTWEIIRLYVLPKYQQNGIGRRLIRELERQGAVPLEVYVEARNYKARQFLTSFGFEELSEMTEEVFGQAESVIRLRHIAS
- the metK gene encoding methionine adenosyltransferase, producing the protein MTNLNRRLFTSESVTEGHPDKICDQISDSILDAILAADPNARVAAETSVTTGLVLVAGEITTSTYVDIPKVVRETIREIGYTRAKYGFDADTCAVLTSIDEQSADIALGVDQALEAREGSMSDAEIDAIGAGDQGLMFGYATKETPELMPLPISLSHRLARRLAEVRKNGQLDYLRPDGKTQVTVEYNENNEPVRVDTIVISTQHAEEVTLEQIQADLKEHVITPVIPAEYIDAATKFFINPTGRFVIGGPQGDAGLTGRKIIVDTYGGYARHGGGAFSGKDPTKVDRSAAYAARYVAKNLVAAGLADKAEVQLAYAIGVAHPVSIAVDTFGTGKLPEAQLVELVAENFDLRPAGIINMLDLRRPIYRQTAAYGHFGRTDVELPWEQTDKAAVLEEQAKRFA
- the pckA gene encoding phosphoenolpyruvate carboxykinase (ATP), which codes for MPMTVLNIEELLKKEHVFKQLSVAELVEHAIRNEEGVLAENGALSVETGKFTGRSPKDKFIVRDSSCESHIDWGHVNQPMDGDKFEQLLQKVLRYMNEADQLYYTEAAAGADTHFTLPVRVLTQYAWHNLFAKQLFLREYPEVAAFEPFTVVYAPHFKADPAVDGTNSETFIAMSFEHRIVLIGGTEYAGEIKKSIFSVMNYLLPQENVLSMHCSANVGHEGDVALFFGLSGTGKTTLSADDSRQLIGDDEHGWSHDGVFNIEGGCYAKTVNLSREKEPQIFDAIRFGTVLENVVLDEARHPDYDDISLTENTRAAYPITAIDNIAVPSRAGHPKTIVFLTADAYGVLPPISKLTKEQAMYHFLSGYTSKLAGTERGVTEPEATFSTCFGSPFLPLMPEKYATMLGELIDRHGVTVYLVNTGWTGGAYGTGSRMKLSYTRTMVNAAVNGTLATIPTEEHPIFGLHMPLEVPGVPSELLNPVRVWSNPDEYDTQARSLAEKFQHNFLRFESATDAIKSAGPRL